The stretch of DNA GAAGTGATTATTATAATTCTAGAGTAGGAGTATTGAATTTTACATATTCAAATTCTTTAAATAATAAAATAAAAACTATTTTAACTGTTAAATCTCCTACAATAATCAAAGGCAAGAAAACTCTTATATCTGCTACCCTTAAAAATTCAAATGGTAAAGCTATAGCTAATAAAAAAATCAAATTAGTAATAAATAAGAAAACATATACTAAGCTTACTAATTCTAAAGGAATGGTTGTTTTTAAGATTTCTGGTCTTAAATCTGGAAAATATAATCTTAAATTGTTTTATGAGGGAGATAAAACTTATCTATCTTCAAAAATATATAAAACTCAAACTGTAAAAAATATTGCTGATTTAGCTATTTCAAAAATTAAAAGATATGGAAATTCTTATAAAATACTTATTAAAAATCAAGGATCTGTTTCTTCTAAAAAAACTAAGATTAAAGTTTTCTATAAAGTTGGAAAAAAAATTAAACAGCGTGTTGCAATAGTTAAAGCTTTAAAACCTGGAAAATATACTATTGTGAATATTAAGTTTTTTAAGTATTCCTATCATAAAAAATACTTAAAAAATGCAATAGTTAATTATAATAAGAATTTTAAAGAATTTAGTTATAATAATAATTTAAAAAAATTTAAAACATAAATATAATTAATAGATTTAAAATATACTATATAAAAAATATACTATATAATATATACTATGTAAGTATTAAATTATACTATATAATTTTTAAATTATATTTAATACTTATTATATACTATATAATTAAAATCATATTTAATAATTATTTTAACATTTGATAAATTACTTTAATTTTATAATATTATAATTTTATAAAATATCATAATTTTGTAGATTATCATTAGTTTATAAAATATTTAATTTTAGAAGATTATAATTTATAAAAGATTATAATCTTTTTAGTAATTTATACTATCAATTATTGGAGATTTATCATTAATTTCCAGTATGTATTTTCCTTTATAATTATTTTTTTTAAATATTTTAATTATACTTTTAAAATCTATCTTTCCTTTTCCTAATCCTAAATGCAGATCTTTATCAAGAAAATTGTCAGATAAGTGTAAGTGTTTAACTGAATCGAAATATAAATCTTTTTCTTTATATCCCATTGTAGAAGCATGGCCTATATCTAAGGTCATATACATATTGATCTCTAATAGCAATTCATTTAATTTTAAAATGTCTTGATGGATTAGCCAATCACTATGGGGCATATTTTCTACAGTGGCCATAACTCCATTATCTTCTCCATATTTTCCACATATCTCTAATGATTCTTTGCATGTAGACAATATTTTATCTTCACAGGGGTAACCTAAAATTGTCATTCCAGAGGGGTGTATTACAACAATGTCACTATCTAACTTGTTAGCTAAATCTATAGATTTTTTTATCTCGTTTATTGAAGCTTTTTGAATAGATTTATTTAAGGAAGCTATATTTAAATCTGTAATTGGTGAATGTATACTATATTTAATATCATAAGAGTTCATCATATCAGCATCGACTGAATCATTCGGATATTCGTTCATTATTTCAACATACTTGATACCTAATTTTTCAGCATATTCTAAACTTTTTTGAAGGCTTTTTTCATAAATTGATGATGATGAAACTCCTATTTTCATTTGGACTACCTTTATTTAATTAAATAATAATTTATTATTTAGACATAATATACATCTTAGTTATTTAACTATTTTAACTATTAACTATTTAATTATTTTAACTATTATCTATTTAGCTATTTTAACTATTTTTTATCTATTTAACTATTTTATCTATTTCAGATTATTAAGTTTTCATTTTTTAAGCTATTGTATTGTCTAAAAAGTATTTTTCTTTTGCTCTTAGGAATATTCTTTCGAATGTTCCAAATAATAATATCAATAAAATAGCATTTACTATACCATGAATTAGATCAAATGTAAAACTTGCTGCATATACTCCTAGTACAGACCCTAATGAAATAGTTCCTAAGAAAGGCAGCATTCCTATGTTAGTTATCCATCCATAAAGGATTCCCCAGCCTAAACCAAAGACTGCTCTTGAAGGTGTATTATTTTTTAATTTTTTGCTTAAGATTCCTGCATTAAAACCCATAAGCCCCCAGCCAACCATTTGTAAAACAGTCCAAAATCCTAATCCTAAAAATAGTCCTGTTACTATAGGTGTTAAAGCACCAGTCACGAATCCTGTTTTTTTCCCAAAAACAATACCTGTCATTATAATAATAAATGATGCAGCCTGAACACCAGGAATTGCTGCTGTTGGAAGAGTTCCCAATGCAGCTATAGCTATTAAAATAGCTATAATAACAATATTTTCTACAGTCGGCTTGGATTTTTCAAACATCTTGAAAAACACAATGAATATTCCAACAATTAATATGAAAAATATTATCCAGTAAGTTAAAGACATGATTTCCATTATTTCACACTCGTTTTTGCATAATTCTTATTTTTTATTAAATCTTATTTCTTGTATTACCTTTATTTTCGTATTAAGTCTCATTTTTCTATTAATTCTTATTTTTGTATTAAGATTTGTTCTTTCTATTAACTCTTATTTTTTCTATTAGTTCTTATTTTTTGTATTAATTTTTATTTTAAATATTTTAAACCTTCCATATATTCTTTAAATCTTTTAAAGTTACACATTTAGGTATATAATTTTTCACCATTCTGTTTACAAATGTTGTATAAAAATTATTATTACAAAACATATCTTTAGGGGTTGTATCAACTTGAATTTTCCCATCAAAAATTAAAAAACTTCTACTAGAATAATCAGCTGCAAAATCAATATCATGTGTAACCATCACTATGGATAATCCATTTTTTTGAAGTTTTTGGAACTTATCACCAAGATTTTTTTTGAATATGGGATCAAGACCTTTAGTAGGTTCATCTAAGAATAATACATCTGGTTTTCTTAATAATGATTTCACAATAGCTATTTTCTGCTGTTCACCACCACTACAGTCATAAGGATGTTTTTTCAGTAAGTTTTCTATTTCAAAAAACTTTATTAGATCTTTTTTTTCTTTTTTATCCATAATATTTTCTTTATTCTCTGAAATAATCTCTGAATTTTCTGTATTTAATTCTTCTTCAACAGTTTCAAATCTAAAATGTATCATTGGATTTTGATGAACATATCCTAACTTGATTTTTTTATCATGTTTCACTTTTCCTTTGATTGGTTTGAGGATTTTAACTAATAATTGTAATAAAGTACTCTTTCCAGTACCATTTCCCCCTAAAATACTAATAAATTCTCCTTCTTTAATTTCAAATGATACTTCTTTTATTATAACATGATTTTTATTATATCCAAACCAAAGATTTTCACACTTAAAAATAGTTTTATTTTTATCTATTTTTGCCCCTGATTTTGTTTCATTTAATATTTTTTCATTTAATAGTTTATATTCATCATAAAAGGTGTTTTTTGAATTATTCAGTAATTCCTGATTCATTTCATACATATCATTTAACCCTTCTCTTATACTAAGTGGAACTATTCTATCTTGAGAAAATGAATAATATTCTTTAAATAAAAAATGAATTAATGCAGTTGAAGGCAGATAATTAGAAAATATTGGATTGGTGCATGTTTCTAAACATATTTCTCTTGGATGGTTATTATATGCAATTAATCCTTCATCTATAAAAACAGCTTTGTCAATAAATGGGAATACATTATTTATTCTATGTTCTGTCATTAGTATTGTTATTGAAAATTCTTCATTTAATCTTCGAAGTATTGATAGAAAATCATATGATGCAATAGGATCTAGTTGAGAAGTGGGTTCATCTAAAAGTAATACTTTGGGTTTTAAAACTAAAAGTGAGCATAAATTAACTAGCTGTTTTTGCCCACCAGATAGTTCATCTACTTTTTTATAAAGTAGCTTATCTAGAGAAAAAAATGTTGATATTTCAGCTATTCTTGTTCTGATTTCTTCTGTAGGAGTCCCCATATTTTCTAAAGAAAAGCTAATTTCTTGAATTACTGTATCACAAACAAATTGATTTTCAGGATTTTGAAATAAAAAACCTATCTCTCTTGCAGATTTTTCTTTACTAAGTTGTCTTATATTTTCTCCATCATAGTAAATTATTCCTTCTTCATTTCCAATAGGTTTAATTTCATTTTTTAAGTTCATTAGCAATGTTGTTTTTCCACAACCAGATGGTCCACAGAATAGTACAAAATCTCCTCTATTCACTGTAAGATTTAGCTTAGAAAAAATTTTTTCATTATCAGAATATTCAAAACTGAAATCATTGAATCTTATTAGTTCCATATTTTCCTCCATTGCCATAATTTTTTCCATGATATTTCCATAATATCCTTTCCATCAATTCTAAAAATATTAAAGGTGAAAGTAAAAATAAAAATATTATATAATACATGTTCAATGGAAATTTAAAAAACGATGTATCTAAAGTAGGGTAAATCTCAATATTTCCAAAGCCATAGTATAATCCTATTAATGATAATATTGAAGTTATAGCTATTATTAAAATTATAATAATATCAATTTTATGAATATTATATTTTAAATAGCTTGTTCTTTCAGTAATTCCATATCCTCTAGCTTTCATAGACTTTGCAGTTAACATAGATTCTTCTAAAGACCATGATATTACAATGGCTAACATAGATCCCATTTTTCTAACTTTATCTATTCTTTTTTCATTTGAATTATCATGATTGAATTTAAATATTTTATTAACTTCTCCTAATCTATAGTTTAATAATGGTATAAATCTCATAGCCATCACTCCAATCATTGATACAGTAGGAAAATGATTGGATATTAAATAAAGGATTTTTTGATAATCAACATATTTATTAAAAGATAAAAAAAGCAATAATATTATTAACAATGAAAATGCCATTAAAAATCCATAAACTAAAGATTCAAGAGTAATAAAATAGCCATTAAATGCATTATTGAATAAATTATTGAATAAGTAAATTTTTGTGGTTCCTACATGTGAAAATAATGGGTTTAAAATAATAATTATTAAAGACATTGGGATAAAATATTTTAATGTGGTAACTATTTCTTTTTCTCCTCTCTGTAGATAAATTAATAGAATTATAAATATCAATAAACTCATTAAATAATAAATATTATTAAATAAAAGTGAAAATAATATGAGTATAATATAATAAACTGATATTACTCCAGGATGTATTGTATTTAGATTCATAGTTACCTTAAATATCTTTTATTCCAAATGATATATGTTATATTATTCAAAATAGTCTTTGTTGGTTGTTATATTGGTTTTTTGTTAGTTGTTTTTTTTTGTTATTGGTTGTTTTTTTATTGTTTGGGAAGGGAGGAGTTTATCCTTCTACCATTATGAGTTTTCCCGTTGATGGGTCTTTGTATACTTTTCCCATTTCTACGTATCCTTGTCCTGAGCTTTCGGTTGTGTTGGGTGTGTCGTTTAGTTCTTCTCCTTGGTTAACTTGCGATACTTTTTGCATTTCTTTCATTGTTTCTTGCTTTTCTTCTGCTGTCATGTCACTGAATACTACACTTTGCATATTCCATGACATTACTAAAAATACCAGTAAACCTACTGATATTACAAGCATTGCATCTACTAAGTTGGTTGTTCCAGCCATAGGGTCTTCTTCTACTCTTGAGGATCTTCTGTTTTTCCTATCTCTTCTTGCCATGATGATTTATCTCCTTTTCATCCTCTCTTGCTTATTTTTTTATTTTCTCATATTTTTCCCTATTCTTTCTTCTTTTCCTATTTTTTCTTCCTTTTTTCCTTATTTTTTTAAGTTTCCATGTATTCAAGGATAGCGTCTGATAGTGCGTCTAGGTTGGATAGGTAGTCATCGTACCATCTTCTGCGGATTTTGGATACTAGGTATGCTACTGCTCCGGCCCCGATCCCAACTACGGTTGTGTCGAATGCTACTATTATTGCTTGTGATAGTGCTGTTACATCTCCGCTTCCTAGTGCTGCTAGTCCTGGTCCCATTGGTATTAATGTTCCCATTAATCCTAATGTAGGGCCAATTCTTGTTACTATGTCTGTTTTTTCAACTATTTTGTCGATATGGTTTTCTTCACTTTCAATATATTTATTTGCAAGTGCAAGTCTTGATTTATTTTTTAAATTTTCAGATGATGCTAGTTCTGTTAGAATCTTTTTTTGACTTTTGGGGATTATTGAATCGTTTATAACTTTTTTAACTTCTTCAGGGTTTTCAGAATCCGATATTTCATATATCAAATTTTTTATTGTGTTTGCAGGTATTTTTTTTCTGCTTGTGTATTCTGAAATTAAACCACCAAGGGTTATTACTGCATATACTACAAAAATCAGCAATATTACTATCACTGGTATTAATAAACTTTGAGAAATAACATTCAAACCAGAAGTTAAAATATCACTACCCGGAATACTTGTAACCATCTTAAAATCACCATTCTTTTATTTAATTATTTGAAAGTTTTATTTATTGAAAAATTATTTAATTTTATAATATTTTAATTAATTTAATCTAAAATTAATCATAAAATTTAATCATAAAATTTAATTATAAGATTTAATTATAAATTTATTATAAAATTTAATTATTGAGATTGCTTATTTTTTTGTTTATAATTCTTCCTGCTATTAGTAATCCTATGAATAGTAGGAATGCTATGATTAGTGAGCCTGTTGATTCGATTGAAATTTTTCCCATAGGATTTGCTAATACACTGCTTATGTTTGGGAGTATTAATGAAGAAATGAGGAAATATAATCCTAAAAAGAACATGAAATTTCCAAGTACAACTGGATATGGTTTTTTAACTATCTTATTGAATATGTTTGCTCCAAAGTATGCAGTAATTATGACTATCATTAAAGCTAATGCTGCGTATTGGCTTAGGTTAAAAGGTGTTAGGCCTATTGTTGGAGCTACTACTAATATACTCACTACTATTGATAAGAAACAACAAGGACATGGTGCAATAATTGCAATTGCAGCTGTTTTAGACGTGTTTTTTTCGTGTATTTTCCATTCTCTTATAGTTAATACACCTGAAATAATCATAATAGCTGCCATTATTAGGAAAAATCCACTGTTATAAGTGTACATTATCTCTGTTATTTGAGATGAATAATATGATGCGATTAAAGTGATTATTAAAACTCCTATTCCATAACTTATTACTATTGTTGCTAATGCTTTCTTTGAAAGATTAGCTAAGCCAGAAGCAAGACCTATCTTTAATCCAAAAACTAAAATTGCAGATAAAACACCTAATTGCCATAATATTGCTACTATATCCATTTCTTACACCTCATTTTTTATTATATATCTTAAGATATATAAAGTTAATTTAAGTTTTTTTCAACTTTGTTTGAAAATTTAAATGGTATATAGAAACAGTTATTACTATTTTTATTATTTTTATTATCTTTATTATTTTTATTATTTTTAAAATAAGTTATTGTTAATAAGTATAAAATATAATATCTATGATAAATAAAAAATAATTGTACAGATTTTAGTATTATGTGTATTATTGATAAATATTTTAGTATTACAAGTATTACAATTTTTAGTATTATATTTATTATTGATAAATAGTTTAATATTAAATTTTAATATTACAGATTTATTTTAATATTACAGGTTTTGCTATTATAAAAACCTATCATTAATAAAAAGGAGAATAATAATGTTAACAAAGAGAATAATTCCCTGTTTAGATTGTGATCTTCAAGTTCCAGAGGGGCGTGTTGTTAAAGGTGTTGAATTTAAACAAATTAAATACGCTGGAAACCCTGTTGAATTAGCTAATAAATATTATGAAGAAGGGGCTGATGAAATTGTACTTCTTGATATTACTGCTTCAAGAGAAAAAAGAGCTACAATGGGAAATGTAGTTAAAGATGTAACTGAAAATGTCTTCATACCTATATGTATAGGTGGGGGAATTAGAAAAGTTGATGATTATATTGATATGCTTAAAGCTGGGGCAGATAAATGTTCAACTAATACTGCAGCTATACATAATCCTGACCTTATTAATGAAGCATCTGAGGTAGTTGGAACACAAGCATGT from Methanobrevibacter arboriphilus JCM 13429 = DSM 1125 encodes:
- a CDS encoding sugar phosphate isomerase/epimerase family protein, with protein sequence MKIGVSSSSIYEKSLQKSLEYAEKLGIKYVEIMNEYPNDSVDADMMNSYDIKYSIHSPITDLNIASLNKSIQKASINEIKKSIDLANKLDSDIVVIHPSGMTILGYPCEDKILSTCKESLEICGKYGEDNGVMATVENMPHSDWLIHQDILKLNELLLEINMYMTLDIGHASTMGYKEKDLYFDSVKHLHLSDNFLDKDLHLGLGKGKIDFKSIIKIFKKNNYKGKYILEINDKSPIIDSINY
- a CDS encoding ECF transporter S component codes for the protein MEIMSLTYWIIFFILIVGIFIVFFKMFEKSKPTVENIVIIAILIAIAALGTLPTAAIPGVQAASFIIIMTGIVFGKKTGFVTGALTPIVTGLFLGLGFWTVLQMVGWGLMGFNAGILSKKLKNNTPSRAVFGLGWGILYGWITNIGMLPFLGTISLGSVLGVYAASFTFDLIHGIVNAILLILLFGTFERIFLRAKEKYFLDNTIA
- a CDS encoding ABC transporter ATP-binding protein produces the protein MEKIMAMEENMELIRFNDFSFEYSDNEKIFSKLNLTVNRGDFVLFCGPSGCGKTTLLMNLKNEIKPIGNEEGIIYYDGENIRQLSKEKSAREIGFLFQNPENQFVCDTVIQEISFSLENMGTPTEEIRTRIAEISTFFSLDKLLYKKVDELSGGQKQLVNLCSLLVLKPKVLLLDEPTSQLDPIASYDFLSILRRLNEEFSITILMTEHRINNVFPFIDKAVFIDEGLIAYNNHPREICLETCTNPIFSNYLPSTALIHFLFKEYYSFSQDRIVPLSIREGLNDMYEMNQELLNNSKNTFYDEYKLLNEKILNETKSGAKIDKNKTIFKCENLWFGYNKNHVIIKEVSFEIKEGEFISILGGNGTGKSTLLQLLVKILKPIKGKVKHDKKIKLGYVHQNPMIHFRFETVEEELNTENSEIISENKENIMDKKEKKDLIKFFEIENLLKKHPYDCSGGEQQKIAIVKSLLRKPDVLFLDEPTKGLDPIFKKNLGDKFQKLQKNGLSIVMVTHDIDFAADYSSRSFLIFDGKIQVDTTPKDMFCNNNFYTTFVNRMVKNYIPKCVTLKDLKNIWKV
- a CDS encoding energy-coupling factor transporter transmembrane component T codes for the protein MNLNTIHPGVISVYYIILILFSLLFNNIYYLMSLLIFIILLIYLQRGEKEIVTTLKYFIPMSLIIIILNPLFSHVGTTKIYLFNNLFNNAFNGYFITLESLVYGFLMAFSLLIILLLFLSFNKYVDYQKILYLISNHFPTVSMIGVMAMRFIPLLNYRLGEVNKIFKFNHDNSNEKRIDKVRKMGSMLAIVISWSLEESMLTAKSMKARGYGITERTSYLKYNIHKIDIIIILIIAITSILSLIGLYYGFGNIEIYPTLDTSFFKFPLNMYYIIFLFLLSPLIFLELMERILWKYHGKNYGNGGKYGTNKIQ
- a CDS encoding DUF2149 domain-containing protein — encoded protein: MARRDRKNRRSSRVEEDPMAGTTNLVDAMLVISVGLLVFLVMSWNMQSVVFSDMTAEEKQETMKEMQKVSQVNQGEELNDTPNTTESSGQGYVEMGKVYKDPSTGKLIMVEG
- a CDS encoding MotA/TolQ/ExbB proton channel family protein; protein product: MVTSIPGSDILTSGLNVISQSLLIPVIVILLIFVVYAVITLGGLISEYTSRKKIPANTIKNLIYEISDSENPEEVKKVINDSIIPKSQKKILTELASSENLKNKSRLALANKYIESEENHIDKIVEKTDIVTRIGPTLGLMGTLIPMGPGLAALGSGDVTALSQAIIVAFDTTVVGIGAGAVAYLVSKIRRRWYDDYLSNLDALSDAILEYMET
- a CDS encoding DUF2162 domain-containing protein, whose amino-acid sequence is MDIVAILWQLGVLSAILVFGLKIGLASGLANLSKKALATIVISYGIGVLIITLIASYYSSQITEIMYTYNSGFFLIMAAIMIISGVLTIREWKIHEKNTSKTAAIAIIAPCPCCFLSIVVSILVVAPTIGLTPFNLSQYAALALMIVIITAYFGANIFNKIVKKPYPVVLGNFMFFLGLYFLISSLILPNISSVLANPMGKISIESTGSLIIAFLLFIGLLIAGRIINKKISNLNN